GGCGTTAAAGGCCATGGTTGATGCCGGAGTGCAAATTGACGCTAAAAATATATTGATGTTGGGCTCAGGCGGTGCGGCGAGGGCGATTTCCTTTACCCTTGTCCGCAATGGCAAACCAGGAGAATTATCAATTTTAGATATCAACGCAACCATGCTTCAGCAGTTGACAACGGATTTAATGGCCGGCACGGACGGGTTGATCAAATCCGAGTTGCTGACCGACAGCTCTCTGGCCGCAGCGATGGAGAAAGCCGATGTAATCATCCACTGTACGCCGGTCGGCATGCATCCAAACCAAGACGCCTCCCTTATTCCTGTAGAACTTTTTCGGCCCGAGCAAGCGGTCTTTGATATTGTATATACCCCCCTTAAAACAAAGCTGCTTGCCGAGGCCAAATCTCGCGGTCTTAACGTAATTTCCGGAGTGGAGATGTTTATCAACCAGGCGGTCTTGCAATTTGAACGATTTACCGGCGTTAAAGCGCCTGTCGAGGTGATGCGGCGGGTTGTAATGGAGCAATTGAAAACATGAACATCGTCCTGATCGGATATCGTGGTGCCGGAAAAAGTGTAGTGGGGGATCTTCTGGCCGCGCGCCTGCGGATGCCGTGCATTGGTATGGATGCAAAAATAGTTAAAAGGGCCGGCATGTCAATTCCGGAAATTGTAGAGAAATATGGTTGGCTGAAATTTCGCGAGCTGGAATCCGAAGAGGCCCGAGAACTGGCAGGGCTTGATCAGATCATCATTGATACCGGTGGCGGGGTTGTGGAACGGCCTGAAAATATCGAGGTTCTGCAAACGAGCGCCTGCATCTTTTGGCTGAAAGCTTCCGTGGATGTAATTGTTGCGCGAAT
This genomic window from Candidatus Desulfatibia profunda contains:
- a CDS encoding shikimate dehydrogenase, whose protein sequence is ALKAMVDAGVQIDAKNILMLGSGGAARAISFTLVRNGKPGELSILDINATMLQQLTTDLMAGTDGLIKSELLTDSSLAAAMEKADVIIHCTPVGMHPNQDASLIPVELFRPEQAVFDIVYTPLKTKLLAEAKSRGLNVISGVEMFINQAVLQFERFTGVKAPVEVMRRVVMEQLKT
- a CDS encoding shikimate kinase, whose protein sequence is MNIVLIGYRGAGKSVVGDLLAARLRMPCIGMDAKIVKRAGMSIPEIVEKYGWLKFRELESEEARELAGLDQIIIDTGGGVVERPENIEVLQTSACIFWLKASVDVIVARIQSGTQRPALTSGKTFTEEVAEVLERRVPKYKRAAQYEIDTDKLTPEQVADRIVDIWSGVGR